ATGCATTTGAAGGAGATACATTCTTCCCAGAAATGGATATGACAAATTGGAAAGAGATTTTTGTAGAAAAAGGTTTAACGGATGAAAAAAACCCGTATACGTATTATTACCATGTATATGAGAAACAACAATAATAATAAAGATTGATGTGAGAATTCACGTCAATCTTTTTATTTATATTCACCAATATAAGTTTATAGATGAGATTCGATAGTGCTATAATGAGAGGTAGCATGTAAAAATGCTAAAATTTTCAAAAGTACTAATATAGAAAGAGGAGGAGAATCGATTGAGAAAGATATGGGGGATTCTTTTTCTTTGCTTAACATTCATGTTAGTTGGATGTGGTAAAGAAGAAAAACCACAAGAAGTGTTTGATACATATGTAAAAGCGTGGAATAAACAAAAATTTGCAGATATGTATGATCAACTATCAAAAAATGCAAAAAAAGATATTTCAAAGAAAGAGTTTACTGAAAAATATGAGAAAATTTATTCTGGTATCGAAGTGAAAGACTTAAAGGTAGAAACAGGGGAAGTAAAAGAAGATAAAAAAGATGAAGGCCCTGTTCCTTTTAAAGTAAGCATGGATACAGTTGGTGGTAAAATTACATTTGGTCATGAAGCAAAAATGGTGAAAGAAAAAGATGGAGATAAAGAATCTTGGAAAATAGATTGGACTCCTGATTTTATTTTCCCTGGCATGACGAAAGATAGTAAAGTGCGTATGCAGACAACACAGCCAAAACGTGGTGAAATATACGATCGTAATGGAAAAGGTCTTGCAACGAATGGGAAAGCTTCTGAAATCGGATTGATTCCTGAAAAGTTAGGCGATACTGCTCCGCAAACGAAAGAAACAGTAGCGAAGTTGTTAAATATGTCTGTAGAAGAAATTGATCAAAAATTAGCTGCTAAATGGGTAAAACCAGGGTATCTCGTACCAATTGGAATTTTGCCTGAAGGGGCAACACAAAATACGTACATTGATTTACCAGGTGTTTCAACAAAACCTGTAAATGTTCGTACATATCCGTTAGGGGAAGCGGCAGCTCATCTGACTGGTTATATTGGAAAGGTAAATGCTGAAGATTTAAAAACGCTACAAAAGAAAGGCTATCAAGCTGATGATCCAGTTGGTAAAGCTGGTTTAGAGCAAGTATTAGAGGAAAAGCTACGCGGTAAAAAAGGTGGCCGTGTCTTTGTAGAAGATGCGCAAGGAAAAGAAATTAAAAACTTGGCAAAAACAGATGCTGTTGATGGAGAAAATGTAACTTTAACTATTGATAGTGTTGTTCAAGAAAAAACGTATAATGAAATGAAGGGCGAAGCTGGTTCAAGTGCAGCAATTAATCCGAAAAGTGGAGAAACAATTGCACTAGTAAGTAGTCCAGCATATGATCCTAATATAATTGCACGAGGGACATCAAAGGCACAACGCGAAGCGTGGAATAATGATCCGAAAAAACCAATGACAAATCGCTTTACACAATTGTCGGTACCAGGTTCTGTATTTAAACCTATTACAGCTGCAATTGGTCTTGAAACGAAAACGATTGATCCAAAAGAAGAGTTGAAAATTGAAGGATTAAAAT
This genomic interval from Bacillus thuringiensis contains the following:
- the pbpC gene encoding penicillin-binding protein 3, whose translation is MRKIWGILFLCLTFMLVGCGKEEKPQEVFDTYVKAWNKQKFADMYDQLSKNAKKDISKKEFTEKYEKIYSGIEVKDLKVETGEVKEDKKDEGPVPFKVSMDTVGGKITFGHEAKMVKEKDGDKESWKIDWTPDFIFPGMTKDSKVRMQTTQPKRGEIYDRNGKGLATNGKASEIGLIPEKLGDTAPQTKETVAKLLNMSVEEIDQKLAAKWVKPGYLVPIGILPEGATQNTYIDLPGVSTKPVNVRTYPLGEAAAHLTGYIGKVNAEDLKTLQKKGYQADDPVGKAGLEQVLEEKLRGKKGGRVFVEDAQGKEIKNLAKTDAVDGENVTLTIDSVVQEKTYNEMKGEAGSSAAINPKSGETIALVSSPAYDPNIIARGTSKAQREAWNNDPKKPMTNRFTQLSVPGSVFKPITAAIGLETKTIDPKEELKIEGLKWTKDSSWGNYYVTRVKDANPIDLDKAMKYSDNIYFAQEALKIGKDKFMSEAKKFGFDEKLPIEYGFPASKIANDGIKNDIQMADTGYGQGQVLMTPLHLALTYAPIVNDGAIPSPYIIKTDKQPKAWKENVISKGNQDILKTAMTKVINDPDGTGKIAKIDGMTLAGKTGTAELKVSKEAEGKELGWFAAFDLNSPDVVITMMIEDVKGRGGSNIPAEKVKHVFQK